A window of Adhaeribacter arboris genomic DNA:
TCTATACACGTAGATTTTTCATCGCCGCTGTAAATAACCTTAATCGATGAATTCTTATGATTTCTAGCTAGTTTTCTTAATTGCTTGGTAGTAGAACAGATAAAATGGAAGCTCTCCATATTATCGGAAGTTTGATCGACAATAATATACTGGTTCCTTTCCGAATTGTAGTGTAAAGTTCCCTTAGCGTTAGCAAGAGTACGTACGGTAGGATTTTTACACCCGCAATCAAATTCTTCTTTCTCGCAACCGGCAATAGTAAAAAAGAATACTCCTGCAAGGAACAAAACAGGTATAGTTTTTTTGATTTTTATAATTTTCAAAATAAAAATACTAGCTAAGAAGTTTTTGGTATTAGCACAGTTACTTTCTATTGCCGTTACTTTACTTATTATAGTCAACCGTACTTGTTATAAGCTAACTCAATTTTACTAATAAAGTTAAATTGAGTTAGTCAGTTATGCGCAAATTAGTGGTTACTATTACTATAAGGTGGTAAAATTAAAATAACTAGTAATCCCGCAAAACAGAAAAGACCGGATTTTCCTCCAGCCTTTCCCTTATAATTGTCAAGAAAAACAACTTTTAACTTTCCAACTTTTAAACCAACACCCTATCGTACTATTTCCACCCAGCCTTTGTACGTTTTGCGGGCATTCTGCGGATCTAAGGCATAAAACTCTACTTCGGCCTGGTAATAGTAAATGCCATCGGGTACCCGGTTACCGCTTTTATCTACTCCCTGCCAATTGATTTTCGGATCAGCGCTGTTTTCGTAGAGCTTAGCGCCCCAACGATTAAACACCGTAAACTTCGTGGCCTTAATAAAACTTGGGCGTTTTTCGTCGGGTTTAAACACGTCGTTTTTATTGTCGCCGTTTGGCGTAAAAATATTGGGTAAGCTAAAGTAAAAACAACTGTTTTCTTTACACACTTCGTTGCTTAATGTACTCTCATTGCCCGCTGCATCTGTGGCAGTTACCACGTAACAACCCGCAAACGATGTTAAATTTTGATGCACAAACGTGGTAATTTCCGGCGCCGTGAAACCAATAGAATCATACGCGCTGGCGAGAGAAGCCTTATAATAAATAGTGTAATAAGCAATATCCGGACTGCAGGGGGCTGTTATATTCGGTACCCAGGTTAATAAATTTTGAATTGGAGACTCTTCGTCTAACTGGTCGCAGTTTATTTCATTTAAACTAAGTACCGGTGGACAAGGAGCGGTTACATCCTCCATAAGCACGCAGGAAATCTGGCTATTGTTGAGCAGTAAATTCGGGATTCTAGGAATGGCGTACCGCCCTTTGGTAATAACGTAGTAACAATATTCCTGATTTTCTTGCAGTGGCTGGTTATTATAAGTACCCCGGTCCACGTACGTGCCTCCATTAATGGTAGCATCCACGCTATCGATAAGGATAAAAGCATTGTTAATTTGCCGGTAAATTAAGTGCTTGCGGGCGGTATTATTCCAGGGTACCTGGTAGGTCCAGTTTAAGCTAATGGCGCCCCTTTCGGACGATGTAGTTAGCCGGACGCTCGACCCCGGAGAAGCGGTATCGACTAAAGCCGTCGGTGTTCCGCTCGTTGGGGAGTGAAATAGCTCTATTTTGTAGGTATAGGCCAGTTCTTCGGTATTCAGGTTAGTATCGGTAAATGTAAGTTCATCCAGATTATTAGTCTGAAATACGGGTGTATAAGCAGCAATGGCTCCTACCTGTCCTTCGGCGCGGGAAAGTCGGTATTCTAAGGGAGAAGTTAACCCTATAACTTCGCTTGGCTTAGTCCATTCTACTAAAATTTTACCGGTAGTAGTGGCTGTTTCGGTTACACTAACTTTGGTTAATAAAGGCACATCGTCCGGTAAAACTACGCAGGCCGGTACGGCAGCTAAACTTTCGCCGTTGCCGGGAGTCGGCCAGGCCGCGTAAATGGTATAGCAATAGGTTTGGCCCCGTTTTAAACCACCAGCAATACCATTGTCGTAAAAGGTAACATCATTTTTATTTACTTCCCCAATCCGGACAAAGCCTGAAGAAGGTGGTACTCCGGTAATACACACGGCAGGCACAAAATTGGACTCGCCTTCCTTGCGGTAAATATATAGTTTCTCGGCGCCTTGGCACTCGTAGTTTTGCCAGTTCAAACGAATTCCTCCTCCTTCGATAGTTGCTGTAAAATTTTGCGGTGCCGGGCCAATTACTCTTATATTCCATGGTTTTATGTCGGCCAAC
This region includes:
- a CDS encoding T9SS type B sorting domain-containing protein gives rise to the protein MRINLLSKTAVPVFCAWLLVWCLVFSTKVQATHIRAGEITAQSDTTLPVANRNPLRYFFKLVQYADKNSNADNEYAIVSFGDGTSTSTPASKEGVKRFSKVLITPDTYQNVYYFEHVYSGPGIFTLVYYEVNRSKNVVNMTNSTDQDFVIKTTITIDLFVPINHTPQLLVPPIDFATLGQLFVHNPGAFDADGDSIAFRLFPSQQNLNEDRNNPMITDVFGFQYPNNFGGTALPNPPGGPPTFTIDAITGQITWNTPGRLGDYNVAFFVEEWRDGRKIGEVLRDMQIRVLPTENRPPVLNQKDLCVVAGTTISEIITATDPDPGNILEIKAYSGILPPALFNQINNNTATFKWQTNCSDVRDKPYQVVFRAVDNAPLPLADIKPWNIRVIGPAPQNFTATIEGGGIRLNWQNYECQGAEKLYIYRKEGESNFVPAVCITGVPPSSGFVRIGEVNKNDVTFYDNGIAGGLKRGQTYCYTIYAAWPTPGNGESLAAVPACVVLPDDVPLLTKVSVTETATTTGKILVEWTKPSEVIGLTSPLEYRLSRAEGQVGAIAAYTPVFQTNNLDELTFTDTNLNTEELAYTYKIELFHSPTSGTPTALVDTASPGSSVRLTTSSERGAISLNWTYQVPWNNTARKHLIYRQINNAFILIDSVDATINGGTYVDRGTYNNQPLQENQEYCYYVITKGRYAIPRIPNLLLNNSQISCVLMEDVTAPCPPVLSLNEINCDQLDEESPIQNLLTWVPNITAPCSPDIAYYTIYYKASLASAYDSIGFTAPEITTFVHQNLTSFAGCYVVTATDAAGNESTLSNEVCKENSCFYFSLPNIFTPNGDNKNDVFKPDEKRPSFIKATKFTVFNRWGAKLYENSADPKINWQGVDKSGNRVPDGIYYYQAEVEFYALDPQNARKTYKGWVEIVR